The Shewanella sp. NFH-SH190041 genome has a window encoding:
- a CDS encoding YeaH/YhbH family protein — protein sequence MANFIDRRLNAKGKSTVNRQRFLNRYKKQIKKAVSDAVTHRSVTDVDKGEQISIPTRDISEPMFHQGKGGVRERIHPGNDQFTKGDQIERPPSGGGQGSGQGDASDSGEGQDDFVFQISKDEYLELLFEDLELPNLQKNRLNKLVEYQIYRAGFTNDGVPTNINIVRSLRSSQARRIAMTAGKKKNLHQLQHQLNELEDTPGANAEQILLLKQEIEELKHKIAKVPFIDTFDLRFNNFAKREVPSSQAVMFCLMDVSGSMDQATKDMAKRFYILLYLFLTRTYKNLEVVYIRHHTQAKEVDEHEFFYSQETGGTIVSSALKLMHEIQQKRYPADEWNIYAAQASDGDNWADDSPNCRNLLAKQILPMVRYFSYIEITNRAHQTLWREYESLQQQFDNIAVQHIRQAEDIYPVFRELFKKQAV from the coding sequence ATGGCTAATTTTATCGACCGACGGTTGAATGCAAAAGGTAAAAGCACAGTCAATCGTCAGCGTTTTTTAAATCGTTATAAAAAACAGATCAAAAAAGCCGTCAGCGATGCGGTAACTCACCGCAGTGTGACGGATGTGGATAAGGGCGAACAAATTTCAATTCCTACCCGGGATATCAGTGAACCAATGTTCCATCAAGGTAAAGGGGGAGTCAGAGAACGTATTCACCCTGGAAATGATCAATTTACAAAAGGCGATCAAATTGAAAGGCCACCTTCTGGTGGCGGACAAGGCAGTGGTCAGGGCGACGCATCCGATTCCGGAGAAGGCCAGGATGATTTTGTATTTCAGATCTCTAAAGATGAATATCTGGAGTTGCTGTTTGAAGATCTCGAGTTACCTAATCTACAGAAAAACCGCTTAAACAAACTGGTTGAATACCAGATTTATCGGGCTGGTTTCACCAACGATGGTGTCCCGACCAATATCAATATTGTTCGCTCGCTACGCTCATCTCAAGCTCGTCGTATTGCGATGACAGCAGGGAAAAAGAAAAATCTGCACCAATTACAGCATCAATTAAATGAGCTGGAAGATACTCCCGGCGCTAATGCGGAACAAATTCTGTTACTCAAGCAAGAAATCGAAGAACTGAAGCATAAAATTGCCAAGGTCCCTTTTATCGACACCTTTGACTTGAGATTTAATAATTTCGCTAAGCGCGAAGTGCCTTCATCTCAAGCAGTGATGTTCTGTTTGATGGACGTATCAGGATCGATGGATCAGGCTACCAAAGATATGGCAAAGCGTTTTTATATTTTGCTGTATCTGTTCCTAACCCGCACCTATAAAAATTTGGAAGTTGTGTATATTCGCCATCATACCCAAGCCAAAGAAGTTGATGAACATGAATTTTTCTACTCTCAGGAAACTGGGGGCACCATAGTGTCTAGTGCACTGAAACTGATGCATGAAATTCAACAAAAGCGCTATCCGGCAGATGAATGGAATATCTACGCCGCCCAAGCATCAGACGGTGATAACTGGGCAGATGATTCTCCCAACTGCCGCAACTTGCTGGCCAAGCAAATTTTGCCCATGGTGCGCTATTTCAGTTACATCGAAATAACCAATCGAGCCCACCAGACCCTGTGGCGGGAATATGAGTCTCTGCAACAGCAGTTTGACAATATCGCAGTCCAACATATCCGTCAGGCTGAGGATATTTACCCGGTTTTCCGGGAACTGTTTAAAAAGCAGGCGGTGTAG
- a CDS encoding SpoVR family protein, with the protein MGNTNQQALSDGPDWTFELLEQYQTEIKRVADHYCLDSYPNQIEVITAEQMMDAYAGIGMPIGYTHWSFGKRFIETEQSYKRGQMGLAYEIVINSDPCIAYLMEENTITMQALVMAHACYGHNSFFKNNYLFKTWTDASSIIDYLVFAKNYIAECEELHGAQQVEDILDSCHALMNYGVDRYKRPMEISFKEEQLRQKEREKYLQSQVNDLWRTIPRAQEEVRSKKKKRFPEEPQENILYFIEKHAPLLEPWQREIVRIVRKMGQYFYPQKQTQVMNEGWATFWHYTILNHLYDEGKVTDRFMLEFLQNHTSVVAQPAYNSPYYGGINPYALGFNMFVDIRRICENPTEEDKAWFPDIAGSDWLETLHFAMQNFKDESFISQYLSPTVIRQFKLFGILDDEQKNYLEVSAIHDDQGYKAIRQMLSQQYNLSNLEPNIQVHNVEVSGDRSMTLRYVPTNSIPLADSHSEVLKHLHRLWGFDIYLEQVNDDGSAVRLASCPERPGDSQKMSA; encoded by the coding sequence ATGGGGAACACAAACCAGCAAGCACTGAGCGATGGTCCAGATTGGACTTTCGAGCTCCTAGAACAATACCAAACTGAAATTAAACGGGTTGCGGATCATTACTGCTTGGATAGTTATCCCAACCAAATTGAAGTCATCACAGCCGAGCAAATGATGGATGCTTATGCCGGAATAGGTATGCCTATTGGTTATACCCATTGGTCATTCGGCAAACGTTTTATCGAAACAGAACAAAGTTACAAGCGCGGCCAAATGGGGTTAGCCTATGAGATTGTAATTAACTCCGATCCCTGTATTGCCTATTTGATGGAAGAAAATACCATCACTATGCAGGCACTGGTGATGGCACATGCCTGTTATGGGCATAATAGCTTTTTCAAAAACAACTATTTGTTTAAAACCTGGACCGATGCCAGTTCCATAATCGACTATCTGGTATTTGCCAAAAACTACATTGCCGAATGTGAAGAATTACATGGTGCACAGCAAGTTGAAGATATTCTCGATTCCTGTCATGCCCTGATGAATTATGGCGTTGACCGCTATAAACGGCCAATGGAGATATCATTCAAGGAGGAGCAGTTAAGGCAGAAAGAACGGGAGAAATATCTGCAAAGCCAAGTGAATGATTTATGGCGGACAATTCCTCGAGCGCAAGAAGAGGTGCGCAGTAAAAAGAAGAAACGTTTCCCGGAAGAACCTCAGGAAAATATTCTCTATTTTATTGAAAAACATGCTCCGTTACTGGAGCCTTGGCAACGAGAAATCGTCAGAATTGTTCGCAAAATGGGACAGTATTTCTATCCGCAAAAGCAAACTCAGGTGATGAACGAAGGCTGGGCCACTTTCTGGCACTACACCATACTCAATCACCTGTATGATGAAGGGAAAGTCACAGACAGATTTATGTTAGAATTTTTGCAAAATCACACCAGTGTGGTCGCACAGCCAGCATACAATAGTCCATATTATGGAGGGATAAACCCCTATGCACTGGGCTTTAACATGTTTGTCGATATTCGTCGCATCTGTGAAAACCCGACAGAAGAGGATAAGGCTTGGTTCCCAGACATTGCGGGGAGCGACTGGTTAGAAACTTTGCATTTTGCGATGCAAAACTTCAAGGATGAAAGCTTTATTAGCCAATACCTGTCCCCTACGGTCATCCGTCAGTTCAAGCTATTTGGTATTTTAGATGATGAGCAAAAAAACTACTTGGAAGTCAGTGCTATTCATGATGACCAAGGCTACAAGGCCATCAGACAAATGCTATCTCAGCAATATAATCTGTCTAATCTAGAACCCAATATTCAGGTGCACAATGTTGAGGTTAGCGGCGATCGTTCCATGACTCTCAGATACGTGCCAACCAACAGTATCCCACTTGCTGATAGCCATAGTGAAGTACTCAAGCACTTACACCGGCTATGGGGATTTGATATTTATCTAGAGCAGGTCAATGATGATGGTAGTGCAGTCAGGTTAGCATCCTGTCCGGAGCGACCTGGTGATAGTCAAAAAATGTCAGCATAA
- the fadR gene encoding fatty acid metabolism transcriptional regulator FadR, whose protein sequence is MIINAKGPASFAEKYIVRSIWENKFPPGSILPAERELSELIGVTRTTLREVLQRLARDGWLTIQHGKPTRVNNFWETSGLNILETIADLNPDGFPELVDQLLSARTNISTIYFRGALRHSPDVVLTTLSHIHGMPDTAEAYAEFDYKLHHKLAFSSGNPLYVLILNGFKGLYSRVGRYYFSSEDARALAKAFYCRLEALAQSGDYAEVPLLMRNYGIDSGKMWMLLRDAMPADIAQDK, encoded by the coding sequence ATGATTATCAACGCCAAAGGACCTGCAAGTTTTGCAGAGAAATACATTGTACGATCCATTTGGGAAAATAAATTTCCGCCGGGATCGATCTTGCCTGCAGAGCGTGAGTTATCCGAACTGATTGGTGTAACCAGAACCACCTTACGTGAAGTGTTGCAGCGTTTGGCTCGTGATGGCTGGCTGACCATTCAGCATGGTAAACCAACACGGGTTAATAATTTCTGGGAAACATCCGGTCTGAATATTTTGGAAACTATCGCGGATCTTAATCCGGATGGTTTTCCAGAGCTGGTAGACCAATTGCTTTCTGCTCGTACTAATATCAGTACTATTTATTTCCGCGGGGCGTTACGCCATAGCCCTGACGTAGTACTGACAACCCTGTCTCATATCCATGGCATGCCTGATACTGCTGAGGCGTATGCTGAGTTTGATTATAAGTTGCATCATAAGTTGGCGTTTTCATCCGGCAATCCGCTTTATGTATTAATTCTTAATGGTTTTAAAGGCCTTTATAGCCGGGTTGGGCGTTATTATTTCAGCAGTGAAGATGCCCGGGCATTAGCTAAAGCATTTTATTGTCGTTTAGAAGCACTGGCTCAATCTGGGGATTATGCGGAGGTACCATTACTGATGCGTAACTATGGCATTGACTCTGGGAAAATGTGGATGTTGCTGCGAGATGCCATGCCGGCTGATATAGCACAAGACAAATAG
- the nhaB gene encoding sodium/proton antiporter NhaB, producing the protein MPVTMSQAFIGNFLGNSPKWYKIAILSFLILNPILFYLNPFVAGWVLVVEFIFTLAMALKCYPLQPGGLLAIEAVIIGMTSPSQVLHEIEANLEVLLLLVFMVAGIYFMKQLLLFGFTKMITKVRSKMAVSLLFCCASAFLSAFLDALTVIAVIIAVAVGFYAIYHKVASGKEFGADHDHTSEGQNQLNNDELEAFRGFLRNLLMHAGVGTALGGVCTMVGEPQNLIIAAQANWQFAEFAIRMSPVTVPVFIAGISTCLLVEKFKIFGYGAQLPDSVRQILCDYADHEDARRTNRDKMKLIIQAIVGIWLIIGLAFHLASVGLIGLTVIILCTAFNGITDEHALGKAFEEALPFTALLAVFFAVVAVIIDQRLFAPVIHWALAFEGNMQLVIFFIANGLLSMVSDNVFVGTVYINEVKAALLDGQITRDQFDLLAVAINTGTNLPSVATPNGQAAFLFLLTSALAPLIRLSYGRMVWMALPYTIVLSVAGLLAIETGFLADMTQHFYNSGLLLHHSISEVMGVTGH; encoded by the coding sequence ATGCCTGTGACAATGAGTCAGGCGTTTATTGGAAACTTCTTGGGTAACTCTCCCAAGTGGTACAAAATCGCAATTCTGTCATTTTTAATCCTTAACCCGATTCTCTTCTACCTCAACCCATTTGTTGCTGGTTGGGTATTGGTGGTCGAGTTTATTTTCACCCTGGCTATGGCGCTGAAATGCTATCCACTGCAACCCGGTGGCCTACTGGCTATCGAAGCTGTCATCATTGGAATGACTAGCCCAAGTCAGGTGCTACATGAAATTGAAGCCAACTTAGAAGTGTTACTGCTGCTGGTCTTTATGGTCGCCGGTATCTACTTTATGAAACAGCTGTTGCTGTTTGGCTTTACCAAAATGATCACCAAGGTGCGCTCTAAAATGGCAGTGTCGCTGCTATTTTGCTGTGCCTCAGCCTTTCTGTCAGCCTTCTTGGATGCATTAACCGTTATCGCAGTGATCATCGCTGTCGCGGTTGGTTTTTATGCTATCTACCATAAAGTCGCATCAGGAAAAGAGTTTGGCGCCGATCATGATCATACCTCTGAAGGCCAAAATCAGCTGAATAATGATGAGCTGGAAGCATTTCGTGGTTTCCTGCGTAATCTGCTGATGCATGCTGGTGTGGGTACTGCTCTGGGTGGTGTTTGCACCATGGTGGGCGAACCACAAAACCTGATTATTGCCGCACAAGCAAATTGGCAATTTGCTGAGTTTGCGATCCGGATGTCACCGGTTACTGTTCCTGTCTTTATCGCCGGTATTTCTACCTGTCTGTTAGTAGAAAAGTTCAAGATATTTGGCTATGGCGCGCAACTGCCTGACAGCGTACGTCAGATTCTGTGTGACTATGCTGATCACGAAGATGCTCGCCGTACTAATCGCGATAAGATGAAATTGATCATCCAAGCCATTGTCGGCATCTGGCTGATTATTGGCCTAGCTTTCCACCTCGCGTCTGTGGGCCTAATCGGTCTGACCGTTATCATCCTGTGTACTGCATTTAACGGCATTACCGATGAACATGCTCTGGGTAAAGCTTTTGAAGAGGCCTTGCCATTTACAGCGCTGCTGGCGGTATTTTTTGCCGTTGTTGCCGTGATTATTGATCAGCGTCTGTTTGCCCCAGTGATCCATTGGGCACTGGCATTTGAAGGCAATATGCAGTTAGTGATCTTCTTTATCGCCAATGGCCTATTGTCCATGGTATCCGATAACGTGTTTGTGGGAACCGTGTATATCAATGAAGTAAAAGCGGCGCTGTTAGATGGTCAAATCACCCGAGATCAATTCGATCTGTTGGCTGTTGCTATCAATACCGGGACTAACCTGCCATCCGTAGCGACACCAAACGGCCAAGCTGCGTTCCTGTTCCTGCTGACGTCGGCACTGGCACCGCTTATTCGCCTGTCATACGGCCGCATGGTTTGGATGGCACTGCCATACACTATCGTATTGTCTGTTGCTGGTCTGCTGGCCATTGAAACTGGTTTCTTGGCAGATATGACCCAACATTTCTATAACTCAGGTTTATTACTGCACCATTCCATCAGTGAAGTGATGGGTGTAACAGGTCACTGA
- the dsbB gene encoding disulfide bond formation protein DsbB, whose product MAALIQFAQSRLAWLILGASALLLEACALFFQYGMHLHPCVLCVYQRVAVMGILFAAIIGLISPRGILRFPAALLWLVSAAWGEKLATSLHDMQANPSPFSTCSFLPDFPSFAPLHTWFPDMFMPTGLCGDDVWGMLGLSMAQWMQVAFALYLFAWFVMIVPLCRR is encoded by the coding sequence GTGGCAGCATTGATCCAATTTGCCCAATCCCGCCTTGCCTGGCTAATCCTTGGCGCCAGTGCGCTGCTTTTGGAAGCTTGCGCATTATTTTTCCAATACGGTATGCACCTGCACCCCTGTGTTTTGTGCGTTTATCAGCGGGTGGCAGTAATGGGGATTTTGTTTGCTGCTATTATCGGCCTGATCAGTCCTAGAGGGATACTGCGTTTCCCTGCGGCCTTACTTTGGCTAGTGAGTGCGGCCTGGGGGGAAAAACTGGCAACCAGCCTACATGATATGCAAGCCAATCCATCGCCTTTTTCTACCTGTTCTTTTTTACCGGATTTTCCTAGTTTTGCTCCGCTACACACCTGGTTTCCCGATATGTTTATGCCAACAGGGTTGTGCGGTGATGATGTTTGGGGAATGTTAGGATTATCTATGGCGCAATGGATGCAAGTCGCGTTTGCGTTATATCTATTCGCTTGGTTTGTGATGATTGTGCCATTATGCCGTCGCTGA
- a CDS encoding YcgN family cysteine cluster protein has protein sequence MSFWKQKTLAEMSTEEWEMLCDGCGKCCLNKLIDDETDELYYTNAACLLLDCQTGQCKHYSDRFKHVPQCTEITVDNIAELDWLPDSCAYRRLHLGRELPSWHPLIAGSKVAMRNNGMSVCGKVVCETQVKDIEDHIVLWPLKDMD, from the coding sequence ATGTCCTTTTGGAAGCAGAAAACATTGGCAGAAATGTCCACTGAAGAGTGGGAAATGCTGTGTGATGGGTGTGGTAAGTGCTGTTTGAATAAACTGATCGATGATGAAACCGATGAGCTTTATTACACCAATGCTGCCTGTTTGCTACTGGATTGCCAGACAGGCCAGTGCAAGCACTATAGTGACAGATTTAAACATGTACCACAGTGCACGGAGATCACCGTCGACAATATTGCTGAGTTGGATTGGTTGCCTGATTCCTGTGCTTATCGCAGGTTGCATCTTGGCCGCGAGTTGCCGAGTTGGCACCCTCTGATCGCCGGCTCTAAAGTGGCGATGCGTAACAACGGGATGAGTGTTTGCGGGAAGGTAGTGTGTGAGACGCAAGTAAAAGATATTGAAGACCACATTGTATTGTGGCCGCTCAAAGATATGGATTAG
- a CDS encoding lytic transglycosylase domain-containing protein: MKWIFILWLGLFVSVAVYAEPENNSPSFQLFLQQTKQQLGQKYTYPSQWLDSQFSTIKRFYDFRPAKTVTDEPLAFGHITLEHYLPARFTSEQIEYGAQLLVQHGALLQRLQQQYGVQPRFLVALWGALSNYALSQDAYPMLSVVASKVFAQQLPMSELIAALDLVKHFPTQTWVTERQGVIAPIGFSPSRLQQFGQDGNGDGVLDIRHSVADMLASLAYFLQQQGWQAEQTWGRQVKLPALFKAEYGMAHSASFAYWQNLGVRRFDGGNLPKRQDMQISLLRPDGATGRHYLVYDNYRALYAWQNDHYFALSVSYLSERLKLKFRQLKK; encoded by the coding sequence ATGAAATGGATATTCATACTATGGTTAGGGCTGTTTGTTTCTGTTGCGGTATATGCTGAACCCGAGAATAACAGCCCCTCATTCCAGCTGTTTCTGCAACAGACCAAGCAGCAGCTGGGTCAGAAGTATACCTACCCGTCACAATGGCTCGATAGCCAGTTTTCAACCATAAAGCGTTTTTATGATTTTCGGCCAGCAAAAACCGTTACCGATGAGCCTTTAGCGTTTGGCCATATCACCTTAGAGCACTATCTACCCGCCCGTTTTACATCTGAACAAATTGAGTATGGTGCACAATTACTGGTGCAACATGGGGCGTTATTACAGCGGCTACAGCAGCAATATGGGGTGCAGCCTCGATTTTTAGTCGCGTTATGGGGGGCCTTGTCTAATTATGCGTTAAGCCAGGATGCTTACCCCATGCTCTCGGTGGTGGCTTCGAAAGTGTTCGCCCAGCAATTGCCCATGTCTGAGTTGATCGCGGCTCTGGACTTAGTTAAACATTTTCCAACACAGACTTGGGTAACTGAGCGGCAAGGTGTGATTGCCCCGATAGGTTTTTCTCCATCACGGCTGCAGCAATTTGGGCAGGATGGTAACGGGGATGGCGTGCTTGATATCCGTCATTCGGTTGCAGATATGTTGGCGTCGTTAGCCTATTTTTTGCAACAGCAAGGTTGGCAAGCTGAGCAGACCTGGGGACGACAAGTGAAATTACCCGCTTTATTTAAAGCTGAGTACGGTATGGCGCATAGTGCTAGCTTTGCCTACTGGCAGAACTTAGGCGTGCGCAGGTTTGATGGCGGCAACTTGCCTAAACGGCAAGATATGCAGATTTCACTGTTACGTCCAGATGGCGCAACGGGGCGGCATTACCTTGTTTATGATAATTATCGCGCCTTGTATGCTTGGCAAAATGATCATTATTTTGCGCTTTCTGTCAGTTATTTATCTGAAAGACTGAAGTTAAAGTTTAGGCAGCTCAAAAAATAA
- a CDS encoding YcgL domain-containing protein: protein MLCAVYKSSRKAETYLFVSKRDDFSQVPEPLLAMFGTPKLVMVFPINQRDKLGIADIEKVRAELADKGYYLQLPPPPENLLKSYRQGQGLDN from the coding sequence ATGCTGTGTGCCGTCTATAAAAGCAGCCGTAAAGCGGAGACTTATCTTTTCGTTAGTAAAAGAGATGACTTTTCCCAGGTACCGGAGCCGTTATTAGCTATGTTTGGTACGCCAAAACTGGTGATGGTTTTCCCGATTAATCAGCGTGATAAATTAGGTATTGCCGATATCGAGAAAGTTCGAGCTGAGTTAGCAGATAAAGGCTATTATTTGCAATTACCCCCTCCACCGGAAAATCTACTGAAATCTTATCGTCAGGGACAGGGATTAGATAACTGA
- the minC gene encoding septum site-determining protein MinC, producing MAKPCIELKGASFTLSVLHLKHSNLELIATELAQKIAQAPQFFLGAPLVVNLSAIHDDQFDIAALKRLMSAHNLVMVGVSGASKILSAKVKALGLANIKAGKDIKAPLISRGSKIIKRNIRSGQQIYAPNSDVIVFGNVGNGAEVIADGSIHVYGALRGKAMAGASGDKRSVIIAQVLEAELVSIAGQYWLNENLNEHDFATSGCIRLNGESLIVESLPRTITSWQTKG from the coding sequence ATGGCCAAACCTTGCATAGAGTTGAAGGGCGCATCTTTTACGCTTTCCGTTTTACATCTCAAACACAGTAATTTGGAGCTGATAGCGACTGAATTAGCCCAAAAAATCGCTCAAGCACCACAGTTTTTTCTTGGCGCGCCATTGGTTGTCAATCTCTCGGCAATCCATGACGACCAATTTGATATAGCTGCGCTTAAACGACTAATGTCGGCACATAACCTCGTCATGGTGGGAGTCTCTGGCGCGAGTAAAATTCTGTCAGCCAAGGTGAAAGCGCTTGGGCTGGCAAACATCAAAGCCGGAAAAGATATCAAAGCACCACTAATTTCCCGTGGCAGCAAAATCATCAAGCGAAATATTCGCTCTGGACAGCAGATTTATGCGCCGAACAGTGATGTAATAGTGTTCGGTAACGTCGGTAACGGCGCAGAAGTCATCGCCGATGGCAGTATTCACGTCTATGGTGCCCTGCGGGGAAAAGCTATGGCGGGTGCCAGCGGTGATAAACGCAGTGTTATTATTGCTCAGGTACTGGAAGCTGAACTCGTCTCTATCGCCGGGCAGTATTGGTTGAATGAAAACCTCAATGAACATGATTTTGCAACCAGCGGATGTATTCGACTCAATGGTGAGTCGCTGATCGTTGAATCTCTGCCCAGAACAATAACCAGCTGGCAGACAAAAGGATAG
- the minD gene encoding septum site-determining protein MinD codes for MAQIIVVTSGKGGVGKTTSSAAIATGLALKGHKTVVIDFDIGLRNLDLIMGCERRVVYDFVNVINGEANLNQALIKDKRCENLFILPASQTRDKEALTKDGVGTVLHKLDEMGFKYIICDSPAGIENGAMMALYYADTAIVTTNPEVSSVRDSDRILGILQSKSRRAEQNLEPIKELLLLTRYCPKRVSSGEMLSVDDVEEILAIPLLGVIPESQSVLKASNAGVPVILDSESDAGHAYQDTVERLLGEELPIRFLTEEKKGFLRRIFGN; via the coding sequence ATGGCACAGATTATTGTTGTCACCTCAGGTAAAGGCGGTGTGGGCAAAACCACGTCCAGTGCTGCAATTGCCACAGGACTGGCATTAAAAGGTCACAAGACCGTGGTCATCGACTTTGATATCGGCTTACGAAATCTTGATCTTATTATGGGGTGTGAACGTCGGGTAGTGTATGATTTCGTCAATGTAATCAATGGCGAAGCAAATCTAAACCAAGCATTGATCAAAGATAAGCGCTGTGAAAATCTATTTATCCTGCCAGCATCGCAAACCCGGGATAAAGAAGCCCTGACCAAAGATGGTGTGGGAACAGTGCTACATAAACTCGATGAGATGGGCTTTAAGTACATTATCTGTGACTCACCAGCTGGGATTGAAAATGGTGCTATGATGGCACTTTACTATGCAGATACCGCGATAGTTACCACTAACCCGGAAGTCAGCTCTGTACGTGACTCAGACCGTATATTAGGCATCTTGCAGAGTAAATCACGCCGGGCTGAGCAGAATCTTGAGCCAATTAAAGAATTGCTCTTACTGACACGTTACTGCCCTAAACGGGTCAGTTCAGGCGAAATGCTTAGCGTCGATGACGTCGAAGAGATCTTGGCAATTCCACTGCTGGGTGTGATCCCTGAGTCACAATCAGTACTTAAAGCATCTAATGCCGGTGTCCCGGTCATTTTGGATAGTGAAAGTGATGCCGGACATGCTTATCAGGATACTGTCGAAAGATTGTTGGGCGAGGAACTCCCCATCAGATTTCTCACGGAAGAAAAGAAAGGCTTTTTAAGAAGGATATTTGGCAACTAA
- the minE gene encoding cell division topological specificity factor MinE — protein MSLLDYFKSNTKPCTAATAKERLQIIVAHQRCERGAPDYFPQMKQDIIEVIRRYVHITEDQVTVQLEQNDDNLSVIELNVTLPGTL, from the coding sequence ATGTCTTTACTCGACTATTTCAAAAGTAACACCAAGCCCTGTACTGCGGCCACAGCGAAGGAGCGGTTGCAGATCATTGTTGCTCACCAACGTTGTGAACGTGGAGCACCGGATTATTTTCCGCAAATGAAACAGGATATTATCGAAGTGATCCGCAGATATGTACACATTACCGAAGATCAGGTGACAGTACAGTTGGAACAGAACGATGATAACCTGTCGGTGATTGAGCTCAATGTTACGCTGCCGGGCACACTATAA
- the rnd gene encoding ribonuclease D, which produces MLAFEYIDTQSALDALVAKYQQAELLVLDTEFVRTRTYYARLGLIQAYDGQTLALIDPLAVQDLSRFWALLANPQIIKLVHSCSEDLEVFAHYGHCQPQPLFDSQLAASVCGLGHGLGYAKLVEQLLGISLDKGESRTDWLKRPLSDAQLQYAANDVYYLYQLYPMLKQQAEQQQRLDWVWEEGTRMTAGRLQQPDLEHAYLKVKNAFQLTSHQLAYLKVLAKWRLEKALARDLALGFVVKDHALIGLAKKQPRQLSDLLKMNDLTEQEKRINGRDLIKVMQSADLDNLPEPVDVLALKPGYKAAFKAVKNQLALICEQQNIPTEIFASKRNIHDFMQWHMDGRSKKLPLLLSGWRGELAKAPLLTLDLTL; this is translated from the coding sequence TTGTTAGCGTTTGAATATATTGATACTCAGTCTGCGTTGGATGCGCTGGTGGCCAAATACCAACAGGCTGAATTACTGGTACTGGATACTGAATTTGTCCGCACCCGCACCTATTATGCACGGCTGGGTTTAATCCAAGCTTATGATGGTCAGACTCTGGCGCTGATCGATCCTTTAGCGGTGCAGGATCTTTCCCGCTTTTGGGCATTATTGGCTAATCCGCAGATCATCAAGTTGGTGCACTCCTGTAGTGAAGATTTAGAAGTATTTGCCCATTATGGTCATTGCCAGCCCCAACCGTTGTTTGATAGTCAGTTGGCTGCTTCTGTATGTGGGTTAGGTCATGGCTTGGGCTATGCCAAGCTGGTTGAGCAACTGCTGGGAATTTCTTTAGATAAAGGTGAGTCCCGAACTGATTGGCTAAAGCGCCCATTGTCTGATGCTCAATTGCAGTATGCTGCCAATGACGTGTATTACTTGTATCAGCTATATCCTATGCTGAAGCAACAGGCTGAGCAGCAACAGCGGCTCGATTGGGTGTGGGAAGAGGGCACTCGGATGACCGCCGGTCGTTTGCAGCAACCTGATTTAGAACATGCCTATTTGAAAGTCAAAAATGCCTTTCAATTAACCTCACATCAGCTGGCTTATCTCAAAGTGTTGGCTAAATGGCGGCTAGAAAAAGCCTTGGCACGGGATCTTGCTTTGGGCTTTGTGGTGAAGGATCACGCGCTGATCGGCTTGGCCAAAAAGCAGCCTAGGCAGTTAAGTGACTTGCTAAAGATGAATGATCTGACCGAACAGGAGAAACGCATCAATGGCCGGGACTTGATTAAAGTGATGCAAAGTGCTGATTTAGACAATTTGCCAGAGCCTGTGGATGTGTTAGCACTAAAGCCAGGCTATAAGGCGGCCTTTAAAGCGGTTAAAAATCAGTTAGCCTTAATTTGCGAGCAGCAAAATATTCCGACAGAAATTTTTGCTTCTAAGCGGAATATCCATGATTTTATGCAATGGCATATGGATGGCCGCAGCAAAAAGCTGCCGTTATTGCTCAGTGGCTGGCGAGGCGAATTAGCAAAAGCGCCGTTGTTGACACTGGATCTGACATTGTAA